One segment of candidate division WOR-3 bacterium DNA contains the following:
- a CDS encoding PHP domain-containing protein, which translates to MKDFKIDLHTHTIFSDGELSPKDLILKAKREGIKVLGICDHDTLEARNFIPETDLEVILGTELSLSDGERDIHLLVYFPEPESELEKVLINIRRVRFERIKKIIEKLKNLGIKIDLEEVIEEKNIQSFGRPHIARILVKKGYVSSIDEAFELYLGKDRPAYVPKFKLTPKEGIELALKSGGIPVIAHPGVENIDYDYLDYLKKLGMKGVEVFYPDHDKEKEEYYLEYAVKNNLLITGGSDYHGDNHEGKNKIANKTCPYEYYLKLKKFKNEMPYSK; encoded by the coding sequence ATGAAAGATTTTAAAATAGATTTGCATACACACACTATTTTTTCAGATGGAGAATTATCACCTAAGGACTTAATTTTGAAAGCAAAAAGAGAAGGTATAAAAGTTCTTGGTATATGTGATCACGATACATTAGAGGCAAGAAATTTTATTCCAGAAACAGATTTAGAAGTTATACTTGGAACTGAGCTTTCTTTAAGTGATGGAGAGAGAGATATACATTTGCTCGTATATTTTCCTGAACCGGAGTCAGAACTTGAGAAAGTATTAATAAATATTAGAAGAGTAAGATTTGAGAGAATAAAAAAAATAATAGAAAAATTAAAAAACCTGGGAATCAAAATTGACCTTGAAGAAGTAATTGAAGAAAAAAATATTCAATCTTTTGGAAGACCTCACATAGCAAGAATTCTTGTTAAAAAGGGTTATGTATCCTCTATTGATGAAGCTTTTGAACTTTATCTTGGAAAAGATAGACCTGCTTATGTTCCGAAATTCAAATTAACACCGAAAGAGGGGATAGAGCTTGCATTAAAATCAGGAGGAATTCCTGTTATAGCTCACCCTGGAGTTGAAAATATTGATTATGATTATCTTGATTACTTAAAAAAACTTGGAATGAAAGGTGTCGAAGTTTTTTATCCGGATCATGATAAGGAGAAAGAGGAATATTATCTTGAATATGCAGTTAAAAACAACTTATTAATAACAGGTGGTTCTGATTATCATGGTGATAACCATGAGGGTAAAAATAAAATTGCAAATAAAACATGTCCTTACGAATATTATCTAAAACTTAAAAAATTTAAAAATGAAATGCCTTATAGCAAATAG